In Syntrophorhabdaceae bacterium, the following are encoded in one genomic region:
- a CDS encoding DUF2071 domain-containing protein, producing the protein MLKKLFSVEMRLHDMLYVSYLIPVQRLLARIPQNLQLAEVQKGKTFLSLVIFRGKTSGAATVPTPPIPFDQVNIRTYVVDPLTGQPAVYFIHCGISGSLITFLYRILSGMPVEHTPFAIHTCKDMEGRYDAYEVSGIWHGQFSIKAEQTAEKITTLEPFPSREEAMSYLVDPLAGFYSDTKILRRLEVFHEPLEPRLCSTSEVRFPYLSSLGLVEEEEIARPHNVLLVPYTPFLIYLPARKAA; encoded by the coding sequence ATGCTCAAAAAGCTTTTCTCTGTGGAGATGCGTCTCCACGATATGCTTTATGTTTCGTACCTTATCCCTGTACAGCGACTTTTAGCCCGTATACCGCAAAATTTGCAGCTTGCCGAGGTGCAGAAGGGAAAGACCTTCCTCTCCCTCGTCATCTTCAGGGGAAAGACAAGCGGTGCGGCGACGGTCCCCACCCCTCCTATCCCCTTCGACCAGGTGAATATCCGCACCTACGTGGTCGACCCCTTGACAGGGCAGCCTGCCGTCTATTTCATCCATTGCGGCATCAGCGGCTCCCTCATCACATTCCTCTACAGGATCCTCTCCGGGATGCCGGTAGAACATACGCCATTTGCGATCCACACCTGCAAGGATATGGAGGGGAGGTATGACGCCTATGAGGTGTCGGGGATCTGGCACGGCCAATTTTCTATTAAAGCAGAGCAGACTGCAGAAAAAATAACGACCCTTGAGCCCTTTCCGTCACGGGAAGAGGCAATGTCCTACCTCGTCGACCCGCTTGCCGGATTTTACAGCGATACGAAGATCCTCCGCCGTCTTGAGGTCTTCCATGAACCCTTGGAACCAAGATTATGCTCGACATCTGAGGTACGATTCCCCTATCTCTCAAGCCTCGGGCTCGTCGAAGAGGAAGAGATCGCGAGGCCGCACAACGTCCTCCTTGTCCCCTATACACCCTTTCTCATCTACCTTCCGGCAAGAAAAGCAGCCTAA